CACTACTGATAGCACTAATTTTCATAAAGTGATGGCATGTCCAGCTGATTGCGAGTGTGCACAAGCCTCGGAGCATGGCACCTCTCCTTTCATAGTCATAGGGCCATAAAAACGGTATAAATGTCCTAACaccagtgtttctacctttccagtggcctctcctgttcctccatgCCATGACTGGGGGGAGTCAAGAGAAGGAGCAGTGCAAGTCCTGGAAGGAGAGGCCGGTTGGCTGGActgccctctcttctctcatcccaCCATCTATAACTATAGTTCAGCCGTGGCAGCAGGCCTTAACCTGGTGTGGTACCACATGGCTGCAGGGCAGGACCTGGAGCAGCCGTTAGACTTCCACCAGCCTGACCACAGGCtgagcaaggagagagacaggctgtggcTGGAGCCCGTCATCTCTCAGGACACTGGCCAGTACCTCTGCATGCTACGGTAGgacactgtacagtactgtacattttGTTACATTGACATTCTCAGGTAGGTCACTGCAGTATGTCTGCATGCCCAGTTAGGCTGTCCCAGAATGGTTGAAAACGGCACCTTCCCAAAAGCCAAAGTTCACTGAAAGACAACTGAAACACAAAAGACcacaacaaaataataataaataatttgcTCAGAAAACAAGTACATTGATGCCCAGGCTATTCTGCACTACTGCTACAATAGAACTAATAAAAGTTCAAAAATTCAATTTGTACAGCTTTCAACTTAAAACAAGCTATATTTTGTTATTCACCGGACACCAAACTTCGTAGTAAAAGTATTCTTTTATTCAGCTTTGTACAGTTTTTCTGTCTTCATCCCTTATCATTGGAAACTCATAGTTGGTTTCATTgtgttgtgtactgtactgtgtgtgtactgtccttCATATACTGTTGGAGGCTGTCTGGCAGTACCCATTAGCCTGTAGAACCATCCCAGTTGATGTTCATTTCCTGCTTGCGATATTTCTCTTCTGTTCCTGCAAACGGAAGACAAATAcgactcctgtctgtctgtgtcttgtcTGAAATGCATCTTTCTCATTCAGAAACAAGACATCTTGTGCTAAAATTGCTGTACGTCTTGAGGTGAAACCCCATTCTCAGAACCCTGGGTGTGAGGTAGCCTCTACCGTGTCCTCTCAGCCAGTCGTCATCCCGATACAGGAGGGGAAGACCCTTAGCTGCCCAGACGTGCCCAGCACCAAACACTCAGTCCTCTGGTTCTACGTGGGTTCAAATGATCTCAGATCTAATCTTTACAATTAATCTGTACAACAACCTCCTGTTACAGCCAAGCTCTTCCATTGCTCACCTGTACAGGTATCTACACACCCCTCTCAGGAGTGTAAGATGTATCCTTTTTGGGATAAAGATCGTGAGGTCCAGGGTAACAACCTGGTGGTGCACAACATGCTAGAGCTGTACCAGGGACATTACTACTGTGTGGTGACCTATGAGAGCAAAGGAAAAATCATGAACTTCACCAGGATGATCAACGTTACTGCAGTGTGTAAGAGTCAAAGCTCTCTGTTTCTATGATAATTGCATTCTGAGATCTTTTAGCTTTCTAATATGTAAATGATTATTTCTCTTGTTTTTTTACTGTCAGCTCCCTCCGGTTTACCCAAAGAGCCCATGATACTCAACCCTGACAAGAAGCAGGTCTTTACAGTTAAACTGGGTACAGTAGACAAGAGAAACTCATCTCTAATCAACTTCCCATCCCCTATTGATCACTGACAGCGGAAGCGCAATCAGTCGTGTTTAAATGGGTGTTCATGTTAATGCTAAGATGGCTGGACATGTTGACTTGCAGGCTCGGATGTATATCTCAAGTGCAAAGTGAAGTTCCCCTACTtagaggggtccaaggacatgTGGTGGACCATCGATGGGAAGGCTGTGGATAACCTAGACCCACGCATCACCTCCAAATCAGAGTAagtttccctttttttttttttactctcctctcctctcatttcctccTTTCACTTGTCCTTCTCTAACCTGATAGGCAGGTGTCTTATTTTTTCGGTGATGTGGATATGGAGGATGTACTACGTATCAGAGATTTCAACTCTGAGGACCTGACCAGAGAATACAACTGCTCTGCTCGCAACCAGAGAGGCTCCTCTACTTGTAGAgcagtgctggaggaggagggtaagaAACTCAGTTAACAacacaggagtcaggtggctgagcggttagggaatcgggctagtaatctgaaggttgctagttcaattcccagccgtgcaaaatgacgttgtgtccttgggcaaggcacttcaccctacttgcctcgggaggaatgtccctgtacttacatttacatttaggcatttaggcatttagcagacgctcttatccagagcgacttacagtaagtacagggacattcccccaaggcaagtagggtgaagtgccttgcccaaggacacaacgtcatttgacacggccgggaatcgaaccagcgaccttctgattactagcccgactccttaaccgctcagccatctgatcccccttactgtacttactgtaagttgctctggataggagcgtctgctaaatgtaacacATTATGTAACACATTATGATCAAATTATATAGAAAACCAAAAGGCAATTCTTTAAAATAAATTAAACTATTTAATTCAACTGTTTTGCATTTGTTTATTCGGATGCG
The genomic region above belongs to Osmerus eperlanus chromosome 11, fOsmEpe2.1, whole genome shotgun sequence and contains:
- the LOC134029005 gene encoding interleukin-1 receptor accessory protein, yielding MGFFIIALLSLSATFLAVGGDTPDVTQSVASPVPPCHDWGESREGAVQVLEGEAGWLDCPLFSHPTIYNYSSAVAAGLNLVWYHMAAGQDLEQPLDFHQPDHRLSKERDRLWLEPVISQDTGQYLCMLRNKTSCAKIAVRLEVKPHSQNPGCEVASTVSSQPVVIPIQEGKTLSCPDVPSTKHSVLWFYVSTHPSQECKMYPFWDKDREVQGNNLVVHNMLELYQGHYYCVVTYESKGKIMNFTRMINVTAVSPSGLPKEPMILNPDKKQVFTVKLGSDVYLKCKVKFPYLEGSKDMWWTIDGKAVDNLDPRITSKSEQVSYFFGDVDMEDVLRIRDFNSEDLTREYNCSARNQRGSSTCRAVLEEEVYLPYVELGCGLGVTLFVMLGLFLVYQVFWLELLLLYRSWFGTDERFTDDKEYDIYISYARNSEEEHFVLMTLRRVLENELGYSVCIFDRDSLPGGTITDETLSFVDRSRRLLVVLSPGYGQQGTQALLELKAGLDSMAWGGQLRVILLQYKPLNRDSWVRELRRARLALVLVRWQGDKSISLSSRFWKRLRLELPVRRMKSMKPCEGSVVPQKDTPQHIQREHNAVYYTL